The DNA sequence AAAAGCCCCGACAATATTGTctatttttgtgttatgttgtaGTTTCTCTTATGTGTATAGATGGAAGATGCATGGTAGTGGTGCAGTGAAGAAGCAAATTGATTGATAGATACCTCCGCTGTTGAGTACAGGTTTGATTGGGTAGGTATACTGCTTTAGATGGACAAAAACTAACATACTTACCTACATGCATCCTGGTatgaaaacacacattaaatCTTTTTACAGGTTAACTCTGCTCAGGTTCTTTGTATTTGGCACTGGAAGGAGTGGAGGGACAACAcacatcaatcaatcagtcaagcaattttattttatatagagccttacatagtggaccaccatcacaaagtgctttacaagatgcagtaaatacaagaaaatccataatacttcaaatacagagaaatgcataatacatgatacagtaaaaaacagagaaaatacatgaaatgtacattaaataaagtggaaagtgcacaatacatgatagtagcataacaCCTGAAATAGTACATAAAATATAGTGGAATCACAGAGTagctacttttaaaatgaataaagatgtATTCAGTAAAccagcagcaaaacaaagcaatCAGAGAGACAGTGGTACAACAGTAATTTTAAACTAATCTTAAAATACTAGTAGTCTTATGATAATTAAATTGCCAAGCAAGCCATACAGTTAAAACATGAACACACCATGGTCTTTCAGTAATACACAAAGAAAGGAGGGCAATTTTAAGACTGTGTCTCCTTTCTTctaagtaaaatacaataaatcaatgaAGCACACAAAGAGAGAGACTATGCAGAGCTGTAATGTTTACAACATTTATCTTTCTACCCAGACAAGGTTCACACATTAGTTTTCTACTTCATCACAAATCCACATAATCAAACAACATCCTTTTCAGAAATCCTAGCGCACCGATACAAGTGAAGCTCAGCAACATCAACGCCGGCAAAAACGTCTGGAACGCTGGACTACAAGGCAGTTACTCTGTTTCAGCTGAGGTACTTCCTCCAATCCTCCCTTTAAAACTAAAGAACATGAGTCTGTTtatacacaacaaacacaaacagtagTCACATTTTGTCCTACCCTTTAAACACAAGAACAGCCGTGTCTCTCAGGCAGCTGTCATCCTGAATCTTTTATACCCATTCCAGATTCGTTAACAAGCTTCCAGTTCCCCATAAGCAGAATCATAAATTGTGCATTGCATGACAATGCTGTAAATAGTTAATATCGACAACATAAGTGTTGAGAAAACTGGCAGTAGCCTATCTTCTGTGTTCATGGCCCATTTCATTTATTCCTATTAAATAGCGGAAAGTGGGTTTGAAACTATTTTAACAGTAAAGAGATGTCTTAAATAAGAATGATAGTAATTGCGTGTGTATATACAGCCTCCAAATTACAAAACATTGCTGGACATTGTTTGAGTTTTTCCCCctgaaaataaaatttttttgttttatatagatatatatcattatatattatataatatctctATATGCCATACACCCCCCCGCCTATTTATATTATGCTTggcatatatatgatatatctattATCTATATCAAAACGtggtgttgttatttatttgttaatcttTACAAAGTGTTACATTTGACCCCGACCACTGTTACAACTGCCCCCGGtcatggggtcaattgtaacaccgaactcttttcattttaagaaatatTGTGCTCTTTATATTAGCTctacaaacataaaaacagtggGAATTTGTAACAGTCAGATGTAAGttgtttgtataaaaaaaatggcaaaaccaGCTCATATGGTTTCTGAgtaatgaagcaaaatgtaaaaacgattacaactgtccccggtctcccctactGTATAACTTTGGAAACTGCATTTTGCATgaaaatgtaatagaaatcataACCTCTACCCTGCAAACAACACCCGTTACTACCACAGACGATatcaaattatctttttttttttgttgaaaatctgAATTTTTGATAGAGTTGTAAATACAGTcatgtatgcatttaaaaacgTTCAGTTTCAGAATGGTTATTTAGCATGTGTTGTTGAAAGGGGTTTTGAGGTAGTTCGACCCCCTCCACTCTTTCGTGGACTAACTGTCCCATGGTTAGCACACCCAAAATGTCGGCCTTTTATTATCTATCATTGAAAAGCtcttttttattcaatttgttgtgtttattgGGCGCACTGGGATGCTTGTTTGTGGCTGATgctatataaagtaaataaaattgGTGTTGTGTatatttaacgaaaaactgacacaaattgaaaaatgtgatatttgaaaatctaacatgaagtactgaaCTACTATAATGGCTTCTGCTAGACTTTTTTgcgatatcactttgtagtttctttgattgcatgatgttcaATCAAGTtcctaaaattatgttcatattaagATTCCAGTATATCagtgtctcagtcctaaaattctaggtgatgcaaatcttttggccattgctgtgtATACAGTAGGTGCCTACTATATCAGCTAGGGTAatacactgggattataatgAGGATCTCTAGTGGCATTTTTCCCATAAGGGCTTTACTTACTACAGCATACATTGATTCACAACAGCAGaactttatatatttaatgtcCTGGGTTGCGCAGTGGAGATTTCCATAGTCGACGAACACGAGAAACGCCCGCACAAGATTCGCCCTCCCTTAGAATGCATTGTTAATCATAACCATTTCGATGCCCAAACCGTGGACCTCGGACATCATTCTGGAGGTGGATGGGTGAGGTCTGCCCAGATCCACGTTAGACATCCTCCTTCCTTCAGCCTCGGGCCATGCCATCCTTCTCCCTTCTTCCAGGGACACAACGGGAAGGGCGACCTGGCCAGGGTCCCTCTCCCAGGCGCAGATCTGGAGCAGGGACTTGAACCCGGTGCGGAACTTGTTGTTGAGCCAGCAGTAGATGAAAGGGTTGTAGCAGGTGCTGCTCATGGCAAGCCAGTGGAAGGCAGAGTAGAGGGTGTTGTTGACACTTATGACCTTGCTGGAGGAGAGGACCAAGAAGCAGTTGAGGGGGAACCAGCAGACGGCAAACACCAGCACCACCAGCATGAGCGCCTTCACGGACTTCTGCTCGTGGCAAGAcaagtgtatattttattaaacaacccCGGTTTTGAAATAAATGTCGCCTGGACTTTCACAGTAGAAGGAAGCAGCTGTGTGGTCTTTGCAAGCACTGACACCATGCGCTGCTTCAAGTGCGGAGTCCAGGGGCATCAGAGAAAAAATTGCCCGATGAGAGAAGGTGAGACAGGGTTAGCAGGATGGGGCTGAAAGGGATCAGGGAGCACAGGAAGAAGAGCCGCAGCAGGAAAGGGAGAACAATGAGCCTGGAGCCCCGGTAAATGAAGAGGACAGCATTGATAATGGGGGTCACTGTAGTAAATAgggggaaaaggaaaaaaaaaagaaagaaatggaaacaaCAACGGAAAAAAAAGAGATATAGAGCTGGAGCGGAACTCTGAGGCGATCTGTCCAGATCACAGGCTCTCTCtcttttacaagaaacacatacagattacgGGAATGCTGCTGAATGGGAGGCGAAatggggagggcagtgtgtgatgAGCCATGCCTCTAATAACAGCGTTGGGGTCGCTGTGCTTTTTAGATCTTGGTTAGGAGCAGATATTTTAGAAGTAANNNNNNNNNNNNNNNNNNNNNNNNNNNNNNNNNNNNNNNNNNNNNNNNNNNNNNNNNNNNNNNNNNNNNNNNNNNNNNNNNNNNNNNNNNNNNNNNNNNNNNNNNNNNNNNNNNNNNNNNNNNNNNNNNNNNNNNNNNNNNNNNNNNNNNNNNNNNNNNNNNNNNNNNNNNNNNNNNNNNNNNNNNNNNNNNNNNNNNNNNNNNNNNNNNNNNNNNNNNNNNNNNNNNNNNNNNNNNNNNNNNNNNNNNNNNNNNNNNNNNNNNNNNNNNNNNNNNNNNNNNNNNNNNNNNNNNNNNNNNNNNNNNNNNNNNNNNNNNNNNNNNNNNNNNNNNNNNNNNNNNNNNNNNNNNNNNNNNNNNNNNNNNNNNNNNNNNNNNNNNNNNNNNNNNNNNNNNNNNNNNNNNNNNNNNNNNNNNNNNNNNNNNNNNNNNNNNNNNNNNNNNNNNNNNNNNNNNNNNNNNNNNNNNNNNNNNNNNNNNNNNNNNNNNNNNNNNNNNNNaaatattccaaataaaatccattaaaattcaaataaaggtaaaacacaacaacagttaagattcctactgcctcagcaaaatttaaaaaatcctaaaatacatcgtgttctccttaaaaacagattttaaacaaaataaaaggatcattaaaaaatcaatattaaacagtgttttttttttcctttgttgaaaacagattaaagccaaaataaaacactgtaaaacaaaaattaaataaaattagaacaaaaactggagctccccctcctcactcacagcactcaaggcgtctcccacacaccacctctcctgaaagtcctccaggttactgaccagtttaaaatactcaaactctactctgatctggctgaccacgagcaccctgaactgaaccactaaactggtcagtccagaaccagagagttgatttttccttgtctttaaaatagccaattttgcctgtccaattaaaaaattaataagaacacacctgtttttcattttaaaactatatagaaCCCCccaaataaaaagctccttactaaaaacaacccctaaattattcaggattccctgcagtaaatcaaaaagtggccgcagcctctcacactcactgtaggcatgaaagagtgtttcctctgctgagcaaaaagcgcactgctcactgatgctggggtccactctatggagaaacctgcctgtggacacaatgcagtgtagaatcttccactgcaggtcccccactctcttggcgagaggcggcttgtacagcaccctccacaccggcctgtgcccctcctctacagccaagtaagctcgccacttaagagtctaccagaccccttagcctactatactctgaagctttaacacacaatttgtatatatgtttgctattcattgggtgaaagataatttcctccacattctgcaatttaagcaaagtccctccattctctccacccccctcaccttcctcacctactgctggtgacacaatcatccctggaaataaggaaagctgtctctgctctgtgcctctggacaactcctccctcaggactgccttgagccgcggggagaggcagcccctcaactcacccatcagtctttctgcaagcctctctgagtgccagcctagctgtgcagttagctgggaggcagttagccagcaggagagctcaaggtttaacaggtggaccatcctggttacacctgcttttaaaaaactggcacagagcgtcatcgactggaggaacttaactggaaagagtggattaaaaaataggggctcctcaaacaggtcctgccctgtcaaggactccacatccctttccaccctcaccagctgccaggcttttaaaatactttgataaaaaggaggaagtcctgctttactaaaactggtgttctcaattaaaaacaggtgttttcctaaccccagccccccaactctattgagaaggaaacaggccagcctcttccaatgagcctcctcctcagtgtacaggagtctctgaaccgcctgcagtctgaaggctgccaccctgctgaaaatgctgactagcccctgccccccctcatcactagggaggtagaggactgccggcctcaaactgtgtctcccgctccaaaagaactccagcaacactctctggatctccttcaccaggccctggggtgggtccaggcataccagcttgtgccacaagctagaggccaccagattattaataacaagcacccggcccttgaaggacagttgagccagcagtcccttccacctctgcagcc is a window from the Polyodon spathula isolate WHYD16114869_AA chromosome 34, ASM1765450v1, whole genome shotgun sequence genome containing:
- the LOC121303641 gene encoding probable G-protein coupled receptor 83, which encodes MLVVLVFAVCWFPLNCFLVLSSSKVISVNNTLYSAFHWLAMSSTCYNPFIYCWLNNKFRTGFKSLLQICAWERDPGQVALPVVSLEEGRRMAWPEAEGRRMSNVDLGRPHPSTSRMMSEVHGLGIEMGRIGGSTSAETE